In the Schistocerca gregaria isolate iqSchGreg1 unplaced genomic scaffold, iqSchGreg1.2 ptg000875l, whole genome shotgun sequence genome, one interval contains:
- the LOC126323905 gene encoding uncharacterized protein LOC126323905: MERPTTGSVCSAEIDSCQDSVSLPNTTACSKKKLCTKHFSDQEFALRFRIDDKIGSGGFGCIYKAYDFQERRDVAIKIENRNGKSYLDREVGFYRAIQDYNRGILKTSPRCYLFSTKGGSNFAVFDLMGPSLADLFHTCRRKFSLKCVLMLAEQLLTILENIHKLGFVHGDVKPGNFVMGTGTNTNSVYVIDFGLSNFWRNKRGEHIPLNFGRNFRGTYRYASTNSHLNIETSRRDDLEALAYVLIYFLKGSLPWQNLKLSTDKRRILIGTFKSKISIEKLTSGIPSEFSFFLSYVKKLGFSEEPDYIYCRNLFRRCLERHAFTFDYTYDWLSLKDIHTYNRRRKRSEVADQNLKVSKTSASASIQQQNKVNDQVVNRLCQSGTNRNSPSQQNTSPSLISSVFHSLKIHRCSQPSNVAPTHDKQLLCNNESGPIICPKKVDNSNPSPPTFHVAEKVADCSQEKERADALIAFSLPSVYPYLVPSAVQINGNSNLSPVSRRHLSTSSHMPPPQFLYHVVEPSPSRLSMQNLSIPSAMGCNLPSAIVNLNEENRPSPNSSISFYPFFIHPTLPVAFDTKAGIGTSLITFANNTNDQMNCNFYHLSPTILPTYVDEPLEHGIERQQPLISKPCKHHQLIEIHDPNLQT, encoded by the exons ATGGAGCGCCCTACTACAGGCTCTGTTTGTAGTGCCGAGATTGACAGCTGCCAGGATTCCGTATCTTTACCTAACACTACAGCATGCAGTAAGAAAAAGCTGTGTACAAAGCATTTTTCAGATCAGGAATTCGCTTTACGCTTCAGGATTGATGACAAGATTGGGAGCGGTGGCTTTGGTTGTATCTACAAGG CCTATGACTTTCAGGAGCGTAGAGATGTTGCCATAAAGATT GAAAACCGGAATGGTAAGAGTTATCTGGACAGGGAAGTGGGATTTTATCGTGCCATACAGGATTACAATC GCGGAATTTTGAAAACCAGTCCCAGATGTTACTTGTTTAGTACAAAAGGAGGTTCAAATTTTGCCGTTTTTGATTTAATGGGCCCATCTTTGGCCGACTTATTCCATACTTGTCGGCGGAAATTTTCTCTGAAGTGTGTGCTTATGCTCGCTGAGCAGCTTTTGACGATTTTGGAGAACATTCACAAGCTTGGATTTGTGCATGGAGACGTCAAGCCCGGAAATTTTGTAATGGGAACTGGTACTAATACGAACAGCGTATACGTGATTGATTTTGGTCTTTCTAATTTTTGGCGCAACAAGCGAGGTGAGCATATTCCTCTCAACTTTGGTAGGAATTTCAGAGGCACTTATCGGTATGCGTCTACGAATTCCCATCTCAACATCGAAACTTCGCGTCGTGACGATTTAGAAGCGTTGGCATATGTGCTTATCTACTTTTTGAAAGGTTCCTTGCCTTGGCAGAACTTAAAACTGAGTACCGACAAACGCAGAATTCTAATTGGCACCTTTAAGTCTAAAATAAGCATCGAGAAACTTACGAGTGGCATTCCAAGTGAATTCAGCTTTTTTTTGTCTTATGTCAAGAAACTGGGATTCTCGGAAGAACCGGACTATATCTATTGTCGCAATCTATTTCGAAGATGTTTGGAAAGACATGCATTCACATTTGACTATACTTACGACTGGCTCAGCTTGAAAGATATTCATACCTACAACCGACGTCGAAAGCGTTCGGAAGTGGCTGACCAGAATTTGAAAGTTAGTAAAACCTCGGCTTCTGCCTCGATCCAGCAGCAAAACAAAGTCAACGATCAGGTAGTCAATCGTCTCTGTCAGAGTGGCACTAATAGGAATTCACCGAGTCAACAGAACACATCTCCCTCCTTAATATCATCTGTTTTTCATAGTTTAAAGATTCACCGATGCAGTCAACCATCTAACGTTGCACCAACTCATGATAAGCAACTTCTCTGCAATAATGAAAGCGGTCCTATCATCTGTCCTAAAAAGGTCGACAATTCTAATCCCTCACCACCCACCTTTCACGTAGCCGAAAAGGTTGCCGACTGTTCCCAGGAAAAAGAACGAGCTGATGCTCTCATCGCCTTCTCTCTACCTTCTGTTTATCCATATCTAGTCCCTTCCGCTGTCCAAATTAATGGTAATAGCAATTTGTCACCAGTGTCACGACGGCACCTCTCGACATCAAGCCACATGCCCCCTCCACAGTTCCTATACCATGTCGTCGAACCATCGCCTTCTCGGCTCAGTATGCAAAACCTATCTATCCCCTCAGCGATGGGCTGTAACCTTCCGTCGGCCATTGTTAATTTAAACGAGGAGAACCGACCTTCACCAAATTCGTCCATTTCGTTCTATCCATTCTTCATCCACCCTACCCTACCAGTAGCCTTCGACACAAAAGCAGGCATCGGAACCTCCTTAATTACCTTCGCCAATAATACTAACGATCAAATGAACTGCAACTTTTATCATCTCTCTCCAACTATCCTCCCCACTTATGTAGATGAACCTCTGGAACACGGAATTGAAAGACAACAGCCTTTGATATCTAAACCTTGCAAACACCATCAGCTGATCGAGATCCACGATCCAAATCTACAAACATGA
- the LOC126323929 gene encoding uncharacterized protein LOC126323929 has translation MSSNAVTIDVDPLVKPVPETLKKKLIYQRRASYQKPLSKTNDKEKQKFIFKRAEAYVKEYRRRRQELSYARKNALKKGEFFIEPEAKVAFVIRIRGILNVPPKPRKALQLLRLRRINSGVFVRLNKATLRMLQIVEPYITWGYPSLKCIRELVYKRGHASINHQRIPITNNEMIEQHLGQHDIICIEDLVYQLYTCGPHFREVTRFLWPFSLRPPRGGFLRKLRHYTDGGDSGNREGAINRLVRAMV, from the exons ATGTCCTCCAA CGCAGTAACCATAGATGTGGATCCCTTGGTTAA GCCAGTACCTGAGACTTTGAAGAAAAAACTTATTTACCAGCGCCGTGCTAGCTATCAAAAGCCACTCTCCAAAACC AACGATAAGGAAAAGCAAAAATTCATTTTCAAACGAGCTGAAGCATATGTAAAAGAGTACAGGAGGAGAAGACAAGAACTTAGCTATGCTCGTAAAAATGCCCTAAAAAAGGGCGAATTTTTCATTGAACCAGAAGCTAAGGTCGCCTTTGTTATACGTATCCGTGGTATTCTAAATGTACCACCGAAACCTCGTAAGGCACTACAACTTCTTCGCCTGCGCCGAATTAATAGCGGCGTGTTTGTTCGTCTGAACAAAGCAACTCTCCGAATGCTCCAGATCGTTGAGCCGTATATTACTTGGGGATATCCGAGCCTTAAATGCATCCGTGAGCTGGTCTATAAGCGTGGACATGCCTCGATCAATCACCAGCGTATCCCTATCACGAACAACGAGATGATAGAGCAACATTTGGGACAGCACGACATCATCTGTATTGAGGATCTAGTCTATCAACTCTATACATGTGGACCTCATTTCCGCGAAGTCACCCGCTTCCTCTGGCCCTTCAGTCTTCGCCCACCACGTGGCGGGTTCCTCCGTAAACTGAGACACTACACGGATGGTGGTGACTCTGGTAATCGCGAGGGTGCAATCAATCGCCTCGTTCGTGCCATGGTCTAG
- the LOC126323885 gene encoding 5'-deoxynucleotidase HDDC2-like, with amino-acid sequence MALVHDMAEAIVGDITPDDDICEQEKRELELEAMQTFCLSHFLGEQSHAAKEFLELWQEYEEDSTVEARLVKQVDKLEMALQAYVYERDQSANLDDFFASAKSKLHNEIFKDWLARVLKLREEVTRKGEKSNLE; translated from the coding sequence ATGGCCCTTGTCCACGATATGGCAGAAGCTATCGTTGGAGACATTACCCCTGACGACGATATCTGCGAGCAAGAAAAGCGTGAGCTAGAGCTAGAGGCCATGCAGACTTTTTGTCTCAGTCATTTTCTTGGAGAACAGAGCCATGCTGCCAAGGAATTCCTAGAACTCTGGCAAGAATACGAGGAAGATTCAACCGTCGAggccagactggtaaaacaagtGGACAAATTAGAAATGGCGTTGCAGGCCTATGTCTATGAACGAGACCAAAGTGCCAACCTAGACGATTTTTTCGCGTCTGCGAAAAGTAAGctacataatgaaattttcaaagaTTGGCTAGCAAGAGTGCTCAAGCTAAGAGAGGAGGTAACACGAAAAGGAGAAAAGTCGAATCTGGAATAG